One region of Streptomyces rishiriensis genomic DNA includes:
- a CDS encoding phosphorylase family protein gives MSTQSVPSPLLIACALGIEHLALRMGDRGGADGPVTVLRTGMGPKAAERSVTRVLADPVFAGAAVLATGFCAGLAPGMHPGDLVVAEETRDPRGSVPCVGTELLVKELARTLPGRTVHTGPLTGSDHVVRGHERADLLATGAIALDMESAATLLSAVRAEPRPVAAVRVVVDAPEHELVRIGTVRGGISAFRVLRSVLPAFFEWHRNVLLPRR, from the coding sequence ATGAGCACGCAGTCCGTCCCGTCCCCGCTGCTGATCGCCTGCGCCCTCGGCATCGAGCACCTCGCCCTGCGCATGGGCGACCGCGGCGGAGCCGACGGGCCGGTCACCGTCCTGCGCACGGGCATGGGACCCAAGGCGGCGGAGCGATCCGTCACCCGCGTCCTGGCCGACCCGGTGTTCGCGGGGGCGGCCGTACTGGCCACGGGCTTCTGCGCCGGCCTCGCCCCGGGGATGCACCCCGGTGACCTGGTCGTCGCCGAGGAGACCCGCGACCCGCGCGGCAGTGTGCCCTGCGTCGGCACCGAACTGCTCGTCAAGGAACTCGCCCGCACCCTGCCCGGGCGAACGGTCCACACCGGCCCCCTCACCGGCTCCGACCACGTCGTTCGCGGTCATGAACGGGCCGACCTGCTGGCGACCGGCGCAATCGCCCTCGACATGGAGTCGGCGGCCACGCTCCTGAGCGCCGTGCGCGCGGAGCCGCGCCCGGTTGCGGCCGTCCGAGTGGTCGTGGACGCTCCTGAACATGAGCTTGTCCGGATCGGCACGGTGCGCGGTGGAATATCGGCCTTCCGCGTTCTTCGCTCGGTTCTGCCTGCTTTTTTCGAATGGCACCGTAATGTTCTGCTCCCCCGGAGGTGA